A genomic segment from Torulaspora globosa chromosome 3, complete sequence encodes:
- the NMA2 gene encoding nicotinamide-nucleotide adenylyltransferase NMA2 (ancestral locus Anc_4.147), whose translation MDPTRAPNFKPTSADEEPHPPPDPTSTIPKSKPIVPYVLADRSSSIDAPFNLLNASKKPTSSQEKTTAFNPKSDSTESGHSHKTRHSKNPKGAFTISGRSSRHPNHIPWTTTDFQPLSAEVSNTEDCGEEEDDDPDEEKGTSDEIDRTLDIGSRLAIEDGDEGMGGVSIGVLKNQIADLEEVPHGIVRQARKLEDYEFPTHRLAKKLQDPNKLPLVIVACGSFSPITYLHLRMFEMALDAIREQTRFEVIGGYYSPVSDNYKKQGLAAAKHRVRMCELACERTSSWLMVDAWESLQPTYTRTAKVLDHFNHEINVKRGGVRTVTGEKMGVKIMLLAGGDLIESMGEPNVWADADLHHILGNYGCLILERTGSDVRSFLLSHDIMYEHRRNVLVIKQLIYNDISSTKVRLFLRRNMSVQYLLPNSVIRYIQEHGLYVNQTEPVKQVMGNKD comes from the coding sequence ATGGATCCAACTAGAGCACCCAATTTCAAACCAACTTCGGCCGATGAAGAACCGCACCCACCTCCGGATCCGACTTCGACGATTCCAAAATCGAAACCAATCGTACCCTACGTCTTGGCAGATCGTAGTTCGTCAATTGATGCCCCtttcaatcttttgaaTGCTAGCAAGAAGCCCACTAGCTCTCAGGAAAAGACGACGGCGTTCAACCCAAAATCGGATTCGACTGAATCTGGACATAGTCATAAGACACGCCACTCGAAGAACCCAAAAGGTGCGTTTACTATCAGCGGCCGCTCGAGTCGTCATCCGAACCACATACCTTGGACGACAACAGATTTCCAACCGTTGTCTGCGGAGGTGTCAAACACAGAGGATTGCGGggaggaagaggatgacgatccggatgaagaaaagggcACTTCCGATGAGATAGATAGAACCTTGGATATTGGTTCGCGCTTAGCTATTGAGGACGGTGACGAAGGTATGGGCGGCGTGAGCATCGGAGTGCTGAAAAACCAGATTGCAGATCTGGAGGAGGTGCCTCATGGAATTGTTCGTCAAGCGAGAAAGCTGGAGGATTACGAGTTCCCAACTCATAGGCTGGCCAAAAAACTGCAGGATCCTAACAAGTTGCCCTTGGTGATCGTGGCATGCGGCTCGTTCTCCCCTATCACCTATTTGCATTTGAGAATGTTTGAAATGGCTTTAGATGCCATTCGTGAACAAACAAGGTTTGAGGTCATCGGAGGTTACTACTCCCCAGTAAGCGATAATTACAAGAAACAGGGTTTAGCCGCTGCAAAACACAGAGTTCGTATGTGTGAGCTGGCGTGTGAGAGAACCTCATCATGGTTAATGGTAGATGCTTGGGAGTCCTTGCAGCCGACTTACACAAGAACTGCCAAGGTCCTAGACCACTTCAACCATGAAATCAATGTCAAGAGAGGTGGAGTGCGTACCGTAACAGGCGAGAAGATGGGCGTCAAGATCATGCTACTCGCGGGCGGTGACTTGATCGAGTCCATGGGTGAGCCAAATGTCTGGGCTGACGCAGACTTACATCACATATTGGGTAACTATGGCTGTTTGATCCTTGAGAGAACGGGGTCCGATGTGCGGTCTTTCCTGTTGTCACACGATATTATGTATGAACACAGGAGAAACGTGCTGGTGATCAAACAGTTAATTTACAACGATATTTCATCCACAAAAGTTAGACTATTTCTCAGGCGTAACATGTCGGTTCAATATCTACTGCCAAATTCTGTGATTCGCTACATCCAGGAACACGGACTATACGTTAACCAGACTGAACCTGTTAAGCAGGTAATGGGGAATAAAGATTAA